CGGCGCATCTTCGACCCCGCTGCTGACATCGACCATCCACGGCCTGACCCGCTCGATCGCGCGCGCGACGTTTTCCGGCGTCAGCCCTCCCGCGAGGATCACGGGCTTGGGAATCCGCGCAACGATTTCCGCCGCGAGGTCCCAATCGATCGTTTCGCCGGTCCCCCCGTACTCTGAGTTCGTATGCGCGTCGAGGTGGATGGCAAACGCGCCGTCGAGATCGAGGGAGTCCAGGGCCGATTCCAAGTCCAGCGTCTGCCCCAGACGAAGCACGGCCGCCCGACGAAATCCAGTCGGCCATGAGGGGTGCGCAGGTCCGATCACCTGGGCCCAGTCGAAGCGCTCCAGGTTGTAGATCGGGCGCGCCGGCCCGAACACGGCCACTTTGGGCAACTCGAACTCAGCGAGCCAAGGCTGGGGCCCTTCATCACCCACGAACCTTGAGCTCGTCGGCTCGAACACGAAGCCAAGGGCGTCCGCGCCTGCCTCAACCGCGCACTCGACGTCCTCGCGGCGTTTGAGCCCGCAAATCTTGACTCTCGTCACGCTCCCATGACCTCAATCACCTTCGAGCGGACGTCGGGCGAGGAGCAAAACGCCGAGCCAATGAGGACTCCCTTTGCGCCAGCCCCTGCGGCTCGAATCACGCCCTGATGAGTCTGGAAGCCGCTCTCACTGATCGCTAGAGCCGACGTACCTATCCTCGGAATCAACCGCTCGCTGACCGCTAGGTCGACGTGAAACGTGGATAGGTCACGGTTGTTGATTCCGATCAGCGACGCGCCGATCCGCAAAGCCGCTTCGACTTCCTCTTCCGTGTGCGCCTCGACGAGAACGGCCATTCCCATCGAACGGGCAAGGCCGTGCAGACGCGCGAGTTCAATCTCCGGCAGGGCCGCTACGATCAAGAGGATCGCGTCCGCGCCCATGGCCCTTGACTCCAGGACTTGGTAGTCGTCGACGATGAAGTCCTTTCGCAATACGGGAAGCGAGCAGGCCGCCCGCGCCTTGAGGAGGTTCTCCTTCGAGCCCCCGAAGTGCGGGCCGTCGGTCAGTACGGAGAGGCAGTCGGCCTGAGCTAATTCGTACTGCCGCGCGATTTCGGCCGGGTCGAGGTGTTCGCGGATCTGACCTGCTGACGGGCTCTTCGCCTTGATTTCTGCGATCAGCGCGATCGGGCGATGAGGGTTGGTTAGGGCGTCCATAAAGTCGCGGGGCGGTGCGGCAAGCGCCAACTCAGACTCCAACTCGCCCCACGGCGTCTCTTGCCTCAGCCGTGCGACTTCGGCGCGTTTCTCCCGCAGGATCGACTCCAACACGCTCATG
The genomic region above belongs to Candidatus Nitrosymbiomonas proteolyticus and contains:
- a CDS encoding N-(5'-phosphoribosyl)anthranilate isomerase, translating into MTRVKICGLKRREDVECAVEAGADALGFVFEPTSSRFVGDEGPQPWLAEFELPKVAVFGPARPIYNLERFDWAQVIGPAHPSWPTGFRRAAVLRLGQTLDLESALDSLDLDGAFAIHLDAHTNSEYGGTGETIDWDLAAEIVARIPKPVILAGGLTPENVARAIERVRPWMVDVSSGVEDAPGVKSPSKVRAFVAAAKGA
- a CDS encoding indole-3-glycerol phosphate synthase TrpC: MSVLESILREKRAEVARLRQETPWGELESELALAAPPRDFMDALTNPHRPIALIAEIKAKSPSAGQIREHLDPAEIARQYELAQADCLSVLTDGPHFGGSKENLLKARAACSLPVLRKDFIVDDYQVLESRAMGADAILLIVAALPEIELARLHGLARSMGMAVLVEAHTEEEVEAALRIGASLIGINNRDLSTFHVDLAVSERLIPRIGTSALAISESGFQTHQGVIRAAGAGAKGVLIGSAFCSSPDVRSKVIEVMGA